A genomic window from Luteolibacter sp. LG18 includes:
- a CDS encoding substrate-binding domain-containing protein: protein MIAPAQPAPAKRVLFVTDFYQEEVLDGIVDHAGPAGWELIANMRFHGMFPGETEADGILAVAIGNRVREWLQDWEGTPVVNIGSPYAGLAGPSVDTDYIEAARTGARHLMELGHTSFAFYSLTDFYESQRMFDAYEAELAKANLRAAHVNFAAIHGPRAIDIPREERLRWLAGRLSALKKPLAIMSDDDRRSLELVAACDIAGLRVPEDVAILGCENRSVECRMSPVPLSSVDMNWRGVGREAAVMLEAMMAGESPATPHLRMPTRGVVARASTATFVTESAGITRAILHIRENYPQPIKMTDLARMAGMAERQFRIDFKRLVGRSPRSEIQRARLARACSLLRDTDLKLDAIAMESGLGTAQKLCEIFAEIHNVTPVGWRQQARNV from the coding sequence GTGATCGCCCCCGCCCAACCTGCACCCGCCAAACGGGTCTTGTTTGTCACCGACTTCTACCAGGAAGAGGTCCTCGACGGCATCGTGGACCACGCCGGTCCGGCGGGCTGGGAGCTGATCGCGAACATGCGCTTCCACGGCATGTTTCCCGGGGAAACGGAGGCCGACGGCATCCTCGCCGTGGCCATCGGGAACCGGGTCCGTGAATGGCTCCAGGACTGGGAAGGCACGCCAGTGGTCAACATCGGCTCTCCCTACGCCGGGTTGGCCGGCCCCTCGGTGGACACAGACTACATCGAGGCCGCCCGCACCGGGGCACGCCACCTCATGGAACTGGGCCACACCAGCTTCGCCTTCTATTCGCTCACCGATTTCTACGAATCCCAGCGGATGTTCGATGCCTACGAAGCCGAACTGGCCAAGGCCAACCTCCGCGCGGCCCACGTGAACTTCGCCGCCATCCACGGCCCCCGGGCCATCGACATCCCGCGCGAGGAACGCCTGCGCTGGCTGGCCGGGCGGCTTTCCGCCCTCAAAAAACCGCTGGCCATCATGAGCGACGACGACCGCCGCAGCCTGGAACTGGTCGCCGCCTGCGACATCGCCGGGCTGCGGGTGCCGGAGGACGTCGCCATCCTCGGCTGCGAGAACCGTTCGGTGGAATGCCGCATGTCCCCCGTCCCGCTGTCCTCCGTGGACATGAACTGGCGCGGCGTGGGACGCGAGGCCGCCGTCATGCTGGAGGCGATGATGGCCGGGGAATCCCCCGCCACCCCGCACCTGCGGATGCCCACCCGCGGCGTGGTCGCACGGGCTTCCACCGCCACTTTCGTGACCGAGTCCGCCGGCATCACCCGGGCGATCCTCCACATCCGCGAGAACTATCCGCAGCCGATCAAGATGACCGATCTGGCGCGGATGGCGGGCATGGCCGAGCGCCAGTTCCGCATCGACTTCAAACGCCTGGTGGGGCGCAGCCCGCGCTCGGAGATCCAGCGCGCCCGGCTGGCCCGGGCATGCAGCCTTCTCCGCGACACCGATCTCAAGCTCGATGCCATCGCCATGGAAAGCGGCCTCGGCACCGCGCAGAAGCTCTGCGAGATCTTCGCCGAGATCCACAACGTGACCCCGGTGGGCTGGCGGCAGCAGGCCCGGAACGTTTGA